One genomic window of Solanum dulcamara chromosome 12, daSolDulc1.2, whole genome shotgun sequence includes the following:
- the LOC129876689 gene encoding uncharacterized protein LOC129876689 has protein sequence MRCKTHLTDASSSIGVCASCLREGLFIVIAADAQTKTNAYYKQFEAIQTQDDRRKSDTNPLPLAFHPNSVHGIPDHRFYSTPQVGPNGLTITASTLYKKKKKKNYGLSFIPGLFRSRSKKPDSDSRVTNSGDYCPALSSSPSWFSTILPSRRKKQSRMFSFDESTIRGNQESCHNYDEENQHCLDNSNGYSSETPKRTPAAQPGRRTGANRSGHNRSLSGIAFCLSPLVRASPSRQWNQKGMPPDMVFSGEIKVPAKGHLSNAVSFCKNRSRKLADFGRFNPNR, from the coding sequence ATGAGGTGTAAGACGCATCTGACCGATGCGAGTAGCAGCATCGGCGTGTGTGCTTCGTGCCTCCGCGAAGGATTATTTATCGTTATTGCCGCGGACGCACAAACAAAAACTAACGCGTATTACAAACAGTTTGAGGCAATTCAGACACAGGACGATCGCCGGAAATCAGACACCAATCCTCTGCCTTTGGCGTTTCATCCCAATTCCGTTCATGGAATCCCGGATCACCGATTCTATAGTACTCCACAAGTTGGTCCCAATGGATTAACGATAACTGCCTCCACCTtgtataagaagaagaagaagaagaattatggATTATCTTTTATACCTGGTCTATTTAGATCCAGATCGAAGAAACCGGATTCGGATTCTAGGGTTACAAATTCTGGAGATTATTGTCCGGCATTATCTTCATCACCGTCATGGTTCTCAACAATTTTACCTAGTCGCCGGAAAAAGCAATCCCGAATGTTTTCATTTGACGAATCAACGATCAGAGGTAATCAGGAAAGTTGTCATAATTACGATGAGGAAAACCAGCATTGTTTAGACAATTCAAACGGGTACTCATCGGAGACGCCAAAGAGAACACCGGCAGCTCAACCGGGCCGGAGAACGGGGGCTAATAGGTCGGGCCATAACCGAAGTTTATCAGGAATAGCGTTTTGCTTGAGCCCGTTGGTTCGGGCTAGCCCCAGTAGACAATGGAACCAGAAAGGAATGCCACCGGATATGGTGTTTTCCGGCGAGATAAAAGTTCCGGCGAAGGGTCACCTTTCAAATGCGGTGTCGTTCTGTAAGAACAGATCGAGGAAACTTGCCGATTTTGGAAGGTTCAATCCGAACCGTTAA